A single region of the Ictalurus punctatus breed USDA103 chromosome 17, Coco_2.0, whole genome shotgun sequence genome encodes:
- the LOC108277543 gene encoding olfactory receptor 2AT4-like, with protein sequence MSIYTETLYKNSTANIPEFVLEGFTGIPAKYYGLVGTFFFFIYLMLASGNVFILVFVACEKSLQKPTYIIFCNLAISDLGFGTTTLPGIIAKYWMSEIISFNGCFTQMYFVHYFGTCTSFLMALMALDRFVAICNPLRYPVLITHTTIVILCSVLWIVSLLILGVITAYTLSVPYCGPNIIRHCYCDHSSVRNLACADITAIKDTTFAIAMTVLWGPLFYIIFSYVAIIISVMKISNKGGRYKAFLTCTPQLFIICLYYLPRTFVYIAFNVGFRVESNLRIAVVMMYSLFPSLINPLIYCFRTKEIKETLTKKLKQRQVRLSSAFTISPEVLCM encoded by the coding sequence ATGTCTATCTATACTGAAACACTGTACAAAAACAGCACGGCCAATATTCCTGAATTTGTCCTTGAAGGATTCACAGGAATTCCTGCTAAGTATTATGGATTGGTAGGaacctttttcttcttcatttatcTGATGCTGGCATCTGGGAACGTTTTCATCCTTGTATTTGTGGCATGTGAAAAAAGTCTTCAGAAGCCAACATATATCATCTTCTGTAATCTTGCAATATCAGATCTTGGATTTGGAACTACAACTCTGCCAGGAATCATTGCTAAGTACTGGATGTCAGAGATCATTTCATTCAATGGTTGTTTTACACAAATGTATTTTGTCCATTATTTTGGGACTTGCACCTCATTTCTTATGGCATTAATGGCCCTTGATCGATTTGTTGCCATATGTAACCCATTGAGATATCCAGTTCTGATTACACACACCACTATTGTGATTCTTTGTTCAGTGCTTTGGATAGTAAGCCTCCTCATTCTTGGTGTCATTACTGCATATACCCTTAGTGTGCCTTACTGTGGCCCAAATATTATACGTCACTGCTACTGTGACCATAGTTCAGTAAGAAATCTAGCATGTGCAGACATAACAGCCATAAAAGACACTACTTTTGCCATAGCTATGACTGTACTATGGGGtcctttattttatattatattttcttaTGTGGCCATCATTATTTCAGTCATGAAAATCTCAAATAAAGGTGGACGCTATAAAGCCTTTTTAACATGTACTCCACAGCTATTTATCATCTGCCTGTACTATCTCCCCAGAACTTTTGTGTatattgcatttaatgttgGATTTCGTGTGGAATCAAACCTCCGCATTGCAGTGGTAATGATGTACAGTCTTTTCCCCTCTCTCATCAATCCACTCATATACTGCTTTAGGACCAAAGAAATTAAGGAAACATTAAcgaagaaattaaaacaaagacaGGTGA